In a single window of the Cucurbita pepo subsp. pepo cultivar mu-cu-16 chromosome LG18, ASM280686v2, whole genome shotgun sequence genome:
- the LOC111779725 gene encoding uncharacterized protein LOC111779725, with the protein MEEAAIDFVLVPLGLVLLTVYHAWLVFIVIRHPRRTVIGLNAESRHQWVLCMMSDPVKNGVLAVQTIRNNIMASTLLATTAITLCSLIGVFVTSSSDTSNAKLHLIYGNKSDLCTSIKYFSILLCFLVAFLCNVQSIRYYAHVSFLATVPTWRDQEDSIQYVARNLNRGSFFWSVGLRAFYFSFPLFLWIFGPIPMFACCCILLCVLYFLDTTTSFTRKLHTRSLRDDGDNARPESTRQGSC; encoded by the exons ATGGAGGAGGCTGCTATTGATTTTGTGCTGGTGCCACTTGGTCTCGTTTTGTTGACTGTCTACCACGCATGGTTGGTCTTTATCGTTATTCGGCATCCTAGGCGGACGGTCATTGGCCTCAACGCCGAGTCCCGCCACCAATGGGTGCTTTGCATGATGTCT GATCCAGTGAAGAATGGTGTTTTAGCTGTTCAAACAATACGAAACAACATAATGGCATCTACACTTTTAGCCACAACAGCAATAACTCTCTGTTCGTTAATTGGTGTTTTTGTGACCAGCTCATCGGACACGAGTAATGCAAaacttcatttaatttatggCAACAAGTCTGACCTTTGTACTTCAATCAAGTACTTCTCAATCTTGCTATGCTTCCTTGTTGCTTTTCTATGCAATGTCCAGTCAATAAGATACTATGCTCATGTAAGTTTCTTGGCCACCGTTCCTACATGGAGAGATCAAGAAGACTCTATTCAATATGTTGCCAGAAACTTGAATCGAGGCAGTTTCTTCTGGTCCGTTGGCTTGCGAGCATTCTACTTCTCATTCCCTCTCTTCCTCTGGATTTTTGGGCCAATTCCTATGTTTGCTTGTTGCTGCATTTTGTTATGTGTTCTCTATTTCTTGGACACAACTACCAGTTTTACACGGAAGCTTCACACCCGCTCACTGAGGGACGACGGTGACAATGCTCGTCCCGAATCAACTCGTCAAGGGTCGTGTTGA